One Owenweeksia hongkongensis DSM 17368 genomic region harbors:
- a CDS encoding c-type cytochrome has product MRILKIIGVLCVLITLVLLGGFIYVKTALPNVGDAPDLVIESTPERLEHGRYLANSVMGCMDCHAQRDFSLFAGPVVEGTRGAGGEHWGHHNGFDGELVAPNITPYALKDWTDGEIYRAITMGVDRDGNALFPIMPYLRYGQLADEDIYSVIAYLRSTPPVVSVIPKRELDFPLNLIVNTIPMKQEQKMEKTTVANRIAHGKYMLTAAACAECHTPQEKGEFITELELAGGFEFVMPNGVVCRSANLTPCKETGIGMWSSQEFVDRFNAYGENFVPHKVGKGEYNTIMPWGYYAYMKDEDLEAIYAYLQTLESNRHSVAKYSVVTLEE; this is encoded by the coding sequence ATGCGAATCCTTAAAATTATAGGGGTACTCTGTGTACTCATTACTCTTGTCTTACTGGGCGGTTTTATTTATGTAAAAACAGCCCTTCCCAATGTTGGTGATGCCCCAGACCTTGTAATTGAGTCAACCCCTGAGAGGTTGGAGCATGGCAGGTATTTGGCTAATTCAGTGATGGGCTGTATGGATTGTCATGCTCAGCGAGATTTTTCTTTATTTGCCGGCCCAGTCGTAGAAGGAACCAGAGGTGCCGGAGGCGAACATTGGGGGCACCATAATGGTTTTGATGGTGAGCTGGTGGCACCCAATATCACCCCTTATGCCCTAAAAGATTGGACTGATGGTGAGATTTACCGAGCGATTACCATGGGTGTGGATAGAGACGGAAATGCCCTCTTTCCCATTATGCCATATTTGAGATATGGGCAATTAGCTGACGAGGACATCTATTCTGTAATTGCTTACTTAAGAAGCACCCCTCCAGTAGTTTCGGTAATACCTAAACGAGAACTGGATTTTCCACTTAATCTGATAGTGAATACCATCCCAATGAAGCAAGAGCAGAAAATGGAAAAGACCACCGTAGCCAATAGAATAGCCCATGGTAAGTATATGTTGACTGCTGCCGCTTGCGCGGAATGTCATACTCCACAAGAAAAAGGGGAATTTATCACCGAGCTAGAACTGGCTGGAGGCTTTGAATTTGTAATGCCAAATGGTGTGGTGTGTCGGTCAGCCAACCTTACTCCATGTAAAGAAACAGGAATTGGCATGTGGAGCTCTCAGGAATTTGTGGATCGCTTCAATGCTTATGGAGAAAACTTTGTTCCACATAAAGTGGGAAAAGGAGAGTATAACACCATTATGCCTTGGGGCTATTACGCATACATGAAAGATGAAGACCTGGAGGCTATTTATGCCTATTTACAAACTCTAGAGTCTAACAGACATTCAGTTGCGAAATATAGTGTGGTTACCTTGGAAGAGTAA
- a CDS encoding acyl-CoA dehydrogenase family protein: MSTTTAEEQKFLRGGEFIIRESKSEDIFIPEDFNEEQNMMAQATTEFMEKEVVPYRERFEKKDYTFTEELMKKVGELGLLGITVSEEYGGLGMDFNTSMLVTDKISGVTGSLSTAYGAHTGIGVLPIALYGNEEQKKKYLPKLVTGEYMGAYCLTEPGAGSDANSGKTKAELTADGKHYKINGQKIWISNAGFADIFTVFARIEDDKYLTGFIVERGTEGLSFGEEENKLGIRSSSTRQVFFNDMLVPVENLLGERNGGFKIAMNALNYGRIKLAVATLDANKRVITHSVEYGNERKQFGQSITNFGAIQQKLADMATLTWAAESASYRAGQDVENHIIRLQEGGMSAPEAKLKGVEEYAIECAILKVFGSEVNSFVVDEGVQIYGGMGYSADAPMEAAYRDARITRIYEGTNEINRMHSVGMLLKKAMKGEVDLMTPAMKIGSELMSIPSFDTPDYSVLFTEEKEMVEKLKKAFLMVAGKAVEKFTIEIENEQQLLMNAADMLLQVYAAESAILRAEKLANKNGEDAAANQIDMARLNLHFAIEKVGQAGREAIYSFTEGDEQRMLLMGLKRFTKVQNPVNVKETRKRIAGKVIAENKYPF, translated from the coding sequence ATGTCAACCACAACTGCAGAAGAACAAAAGTTTCTTAGAGGCGGAGAGTTTATCATCCGTGAATCCAAATCTGAAGATATTTTCATTCCTGAAGATTTTAATGAAGAACAGAATATGATGGCTCAGGCCACTACCGAGTTTATGGAAAAGGAGGTGGTTCCATATCGTGAGCGCTTTGAGAAAAAGGACTATACCTTTACTGAAGAGCTAATGAAAAAGGTGGGTGAGCTTGGACTTTTAGGAATTACGGTTTCTGAAGAATATGGCGGATTGGGTATGGATTTCAATACTTCTATGTTGGTGACAGATAAGATATCTGGGGTTACAGGTTCGCTTTCTACGGCTTATGGAGCGCACACGGGTATTGGTGTCTTGCCTATAGCCTTATATGGAAATGAAGAGCAAAAGAAAAAGTATTTGCCTAAGCTGGTAACTGGGGAATATATGGGAGCATACTGCCTTACAGAGCCAGGTGCTGGTAGTGATGCAAATAGCGGAAAGACCAAAGCTGAGCTAACCGCTGACGGTAAACATTATAAAATCAATGGACAGAAAATTTGGATTTCAAATGCTGGATTTGCGGACATCTTTACTGTGTTTGCCCGTATTGAAGATGACAAGTATTTGACTGGTTTTATTGTAGAAAGAGGTACCGAAGGTTTAAGCTTTGGAGAAGAAGAAAATAAACTTGGTATCCGTTCAAGTTCTACGCGGCAGGTATTTTTTAATGATATGCTGGTACCTGTAGAAAACCTACTGGGTGAAAGAAATGGTGGTTTTAAAATTGCTATGAATGCTTTGAACTATGGGCGTATAAAATTAGCTGTGGCTACTTTGGATGCTAATAAGCGCGTGATTACTCATTCAGTAGAATATGGTAACGAGCGCAAGCAGTTTGGTCAAAGTATCACAAATTTTGGAGCCATTCAGCAAAAACTGGCTGATATGGCAACTCTTACTTGGGCAGCAGAAAGTGCTTCTTATCGTGCAGGTCAGGATGTAGAGAATCACATAATCCGATTACAAGAAGGAGGCATGAGTGCCCCTGAAGCGAAGCTTAAAGGAGTAGAGGAATACGCAATCGAGTGCGCTATTTTGAAAGTATTTGGATCTGAAGTAAACAGCTTTGTTGTAGATGAGGGTGTACAGATATATGGAGGTATGGGTTACAGTGCTGATGCGCCCATGGAAGCTGCTTATCGCGATGCTCGTATCACCCGTATTTACGAAGGAACCAACGAGATTAATCGCATGCACAGCGTAGGGATGCTTCTTAAAAAAGCTATGAAAGGTGAAGTAGACTTGATGACTCCGGCCATGAAAATTGGTAGTGAGTTGATGTCTATCCCTTCTTTTGATACACCTGACTATTCTGTTCTTTTTACAGAAGAGAAAGAAATGGTGGAGAAGCTTAAAAAGGCATTTTTGATGGTAGCTGGAAAAGCTGTGGAGAAGTTTACAATAGAAATAGAAAATGAGCAGCAATTACTTATGAATGCGGCTGATATGTTGCTTCAGGTGTACGCTGCTGAAAGTGCAATATTAAGAGCCGAGAAATTAGCCAATAAAAATGGGGAGGATGCTGCTGCTAATCAAATCGATATGGCTCGTTTAAATCTTCATTTCGCCATAGAAAAAGTGGGCCAAGCCGGACGAGAAGCTATTTACAGTTTTACTGAAGGTGATGAGCAGCGTATGTTGCTAATGGGTTTGAAGCGTTTTACGAAAGTGCAAAACCCTGTTAATGTAAAAGAAACAAGGAAGCGTATTGCAGGCAAGGTGATTGCTGAAAATAAGTATCCATTTTAG
- a CDS encoding RNA polymerase sigma factor has protein sequence MERQLQKTITKCLKNDRQAQFDLYQLSFEHLMRTCRRYKRNREDAVYLANDGFLKVLLNLESYDNSRDFFAWASTIMVRTAIDDYRKNKTYTEETDLKDSDADLEFASLKKGHEQIIEQLTAEEIQDMIFNLPENERLVFNLYESEGYQHREIAEKLNVTERTTKRYLKAAKLKLKKMIEAHSDLKKVI, from the coding sequence ATGGAAAGGCAACTGCAAAAAACCATAACGAAATGCCTCAAAAATGATCGTCAAGCCCAGTTTGATTTATATCAGCTGAGTTTTGAGCATCTTATGAGAACCTGTAGGCGCTACAAGCGCAACAGGGAAGATGCGGTATATCTTGCAAATGATGGTTTTTTGAAAGTTTTGCTAAATCTGGAGAGCTACGATAATTCACGTGATTTTTTTGCTTGGGCATCTACCATTATGGTGCGGACGGCAATTGATGATTATCGAAAAAACAAAACGTATACTGAAGAAACAGATTTAAAAGATAGTGATGCCGACTTGGAATTTGCCAGCCTAAAGAAAGGTCATGAGCAAATCATTGAGCAACTCACTGCCGAAGAAATTCAGGATATGATTTTTAACCTTCCAGAGAATGAAAGGTTGGTTTTTAACCTTTATGAATCAGAAGGGTATCAGCATCGCGAAATAGCCGAAAAGCTAAACGTGACCGAGCGCACTACAAAGCGCTATTTGAAAGCTGCAAAGCTTAAGCTAAAGAAGATGATAGAAGCACACAGCGATTTGAAAAAAGTAATTTGA
- a CDS encoding PKD domain-containing protein, with protein MKKILFSFLSIMLCGFMAQGQLSGTIQGIITDASSQPIPGVAVFYYGSHMVNNPSSPSFDETSFLYYTYTDAVGHYSIGYGNLNSTDSVVVGVFDCQMNPAFLLRQAFNGAITTGSVQVQCVPSACDALVSVDSMIYLPSLPPLFQYTAASLRDSNFAAINTPVTHTWSYNGITRTTTRLSWEGPNEDTLWIFSNTNPGPVCYQRMTACAPICVGGSTPPPPASHSCQADFFVDSVNSINFNGQVVVWENSSTDSMANIIGYRWDFGDGSPTVNQQYPSHTYSDTGVYQVCLTIVSVAQTATGTDTCTSTYCDSIGFDSNGNLIYKSSGQGFTINVVDPATVGQKEIGLESKFNLFPNPTHGEATLAWEASIGVEQIDVISINGQLIKSITPNTSSIKLNGLETGVYILRVKSEQGETAVRMMVQ; from the coding sequence ATGAAAAAGATATTATTCAGCTTTTTAAGCATTATGCTTTGCGGATTTATGGCGCAAGGGCAACTTTCTGGTACAATTCAGGGAATAATTACAGATGCATCCTCGCAGCCAATACCAGGAGTGGCCGTTTTCTATTATGGGTCACATATGGTAAACAACCCTTCCAGCCCATCTTTTGATGAGACAAGTTTTCTATATTATACTTATACAGATGCAGTAGGGCACTATTCCATTGGTTATGGTAATTTGAATAGCACAGACTCCGTAGTAGTTGGGGTATTTGATTGCCAAATGAACCCTGCGTTTCTACTCAGGCAAGCCTTTAACGGAGCTATTACAACAGGCTCTGTGCAAGTCCAATGTGTACCTTCGGCTTGTGACGCATTAGTTAGCGTGGATTCGATGATTTATTTGCCCTCACTTCCACCACTGTTTCAATATACAGCAGCTTCTTTACGGGATTCTAATTTTGCTGCAATTAATACCCCTGTCACTCATACTTGGTCCTATAATGGGATTACTAGGACAACCACCCGTCTTTCTTGGGAAGGGCCTAATGAGGATACCCTATGGATTTTTTCAAATACTAATCCAGGACCGGTTTGCTATCAGCGAATGACTGCATGTGCTCCGATCTGTGTTGGAGGTTCTACTCCACCACCTCCAGCAAGTCATTCTTGCCAAGCAGATTTCTTTGTAGATTCTGTAAACTCCATCAATTTTAACGGTCAGGTGGTAGTTTGGGAAAATAGCAGCACAGATAGTATGGCCAATATTATCGGTTACCGCTGGGATTTTGGTGATGGTTCGCCAACCGTAAATCAGCAATACCCAAGTCATACTTATAGTGATACTGGTGTGTATCAGGTATGCTTAACCATAGTTTCTGTTGCCCAAACTGCTACTGGAACAGATACCTGTACAAGCACTTACTGTGATTCCATTGGCTTTGATAGCAATGGTAATTTGATTTACAAATCATCAGGGCAAGGTTTTACTATTAATGTAGTAGATCCTGCAACGGTTGGTCAAAAAGAAATAGGTCTTGAATCTAAATTTAACTTATTCCCTAACCCAACACATGGTGAAGCAACTCTTGCTTGGGAAGCTAGTATTGGTGTGGAACAAATAGATGTAATTAGCATCAACGGACAGTTGATAAAAAGCATCACACCAAATACTTCTTCCATCAAATTGAACGGATTGGAAACCGGTGTGTATATCCTTCGCGTAAAAAGCGAACAGGGAGAAACAGCGGTGCGCATGATGGTTCAATAG
- a CDS encoding acetyl-CoA C-acyltransferase → MQEAYIVAAKRTAVGKASRGVFRFTRPDDLAASVIKDLMKSLPALEKERVDDVIVGNAMPEAEQGLNMGRLVSLMGLDTDSVPGVTVNRYCASGIETIAMATAKIKAGMADCIIAGGAESMSYIPMGGYKVTPNYNTAKTNPDWYNNMGLTAEAVAEKYKVSREDQDEFAYNSHMKALKAIKEGRFKDEILPIEVEETYLDKNEKQQTRKYIVDTDEGPRADTSKEVLAKLRPVFAQGGVVTAGNSSQTSDGAAFVVVMSEKMVRELNLEPIARLVSYAAMGVEPRIMGIGPVEAIPKALKQAGMTLDQIELIELNEAFASQSLAVVRELGINQDILNVNGGAISMGHPLGCTGAKLSVQIFNELKKRDKKYGMVTMCVGTGQGAAGIYEMM, encoded by the coding sequence ATGCAAGAAGCATATATAGTAGCCGCAAAAAGGACAGCCGTAGGAAAGGCTTCGAGAGGAGTATTTCGCTTTACGCGTCCTGATGATTTGGCGGCATCAGTAATAAAAGACTTGATGAAAAGTCTGCCTGCTCTTGAAAAAGAAAGAGTGGATGATGTAATAGTGGGTAATGCCATGCCCGAGGCCGAGCAAGGCCTGAATATGGGAAGGTTGGTGTCGCTCATGGGATTGGATACGGATAGCGTTCCTGGAGTTACAGTAAACCGCTACTGCGCATCCGGTATAGAAACTATAGCTATGGCTACGGCCAAAATTAAAGCTGGAATGGCGGATTGTATAATTGCCGGTGGTGCCGAAAGCATGAGCTATATCCCGATGGGAGGCTATAAGGTTACCCCAAATTATAACACGGCCAAAACCAATCCTGATTGGTACAATAATATGGGTCTTACGGCAGAAGCTGTAGCTGAAAAGTATAAGGTGAGCCGTGAAGACCAGGATGAGTTTGCCTACAATTCTCATATGAAAGCTTTGAAGGCAATCAAGGAAGGTCGCTTTAAGGATGAAATTCTACCGATTGAGGTTGAGGAAACTTATCTTGATAAAAACGAAAAACAGCAAACCAGAAAATACATTGTAGATACGGATGAAGGCCCGCGTGCAGATACTTCAAAAGAGGTGCTAGCAAAGCTAAGACCTGTATTTGCGCAAGGTGGAGTGGTTACTGCTGGTAATTCTTCTCAAACTTCTGACGGTGCTGCATTTGTTGTGGTGATGAGCGAAAAGATGGTGAGAGAATTAAACCTTGAGCCAATAGCTCGTTTGGTTTCTTACGCTGCAATGGGCGTGGAGCCGCGTATCATGGGTATAGGTCCGGTAGAGGCAATTCCAAAAGCACTGAAGCAAGCAGGAATGACATTAGATCAAATCGAATTGATTGAACTGAATGAGGCATTTGCTTCTCAATCTTTGGCGGTAGTGCGTGAGTTAGGAATCAATCAAGATATACTTAACGTAAATGGGGGCGCCATTTCTATGGGACACCCACTAGGCTGTACAGGAGCTAAATTGAGCGTTCAGATTTTTAATGAACTGAAAAAACGCGACAAAAAATACGGAATGGTAACGATGTGTGTAGGTACAGGGCAGGGTGCAGCCGGAATTTATGAGATGATGTGA
- a CDS encoding 3-hydroxyacyl-CoA dehydrogenase/enoyl-CoA hydratase family protein, with protein MNQTIQKVAVLGSGVMGSRIACHFANIGVQVLLLDIVPRELNDKEKAKGLTLEDKAVRNRIVNDALQSTLKSNPSPIYDKAFVSRITTGNFDDDLDKIKDVDWTIEVVVERLDIKQQVFEKVEKHRKPGTFISSNTSGIPIHLMTEGRSEDFKKFFCGTHFFNPPRYLELLEIIPTKHTDPQVIDFLMKYSDVNLGKTTVLAKDTPAFIANRVGIFGIMDLFNSVQELGLSVEDVDKLTGPVIGRPKSATFRTADVVGLDTLIHVANGLYENVKQDERNTTFKLPEFLNKMQENNWLGSKSGQGFYKKVKDKDGKSEILSLDLDTLEYTSQSKTKFPVLDQTKGIDKVVDRFKVLAGAKDKAGEFYRKSFAGLFAYVSNRIPEISDELFRIDEAMRAGFGWQHGPFEIWDAIGVEKGLQFAKDEGHEVAGWVREMLDAGFKSFYEVKDGIQHYYSIPDKKMVEVPGVRELIILDHIRESKTVWKNEDCSVIDLGDGILNVEFHSKMNSLGGGVLAGINKGIELAEKEYRGVVIANQGQNFTVGANLGMIFMMAVEQEYDELNFAVKHFQDTMMRIRYSSVPVVVAPHNMTLGGGCEATLHADAVQASAESYIGLVEFGVGVIPGGGGSKELTKRAGDRYVKDDIELNAYRENLIKIAQAKVSTSAVEAFNLGYLVEGRDGITMNKRRLIADAKEKCIALAETGYSKPIKEKNVKVLGKQALGAFIVGAHQMMEGGYASEYEKKMVESLGNVMSGGPLSEATEVSEQYLLDLEREAFVKLCANKKTMERIQHMLQTGKPLRN; from the coding sequence ATGAATCAAACAATTCAAAAAGTGGCGGTGCTGGGCTCAGGCGTAATGGGTTCGCGCATTGCTTGCCACTTTGCCAATATTGGCGTACAAGTATTGTTGCTGGATATTGTGCCACGAGAACTGAATGACAAGGAAAAAGCTAAGGGCTTAACCTTGGAGGATAAGGCCGTTAGGAATAGAATTGTGAATGACGCCTTGCAGAGCACCCTTAAGAGTAATCCATCACCTATTTATGATAAGGCTTTCGTTAGCCGGATTACTACCGGAAACTTTGACGATGACCTTGATAAAATTAAAGATGTCGACTGGACCATTGAGGTGGTTGTAGAGCGTTTGGATATCAAACAGCAAGTTTTTGAAAAAGTAGAGAAACACCGTAAGCCAGGAACTTTTATTTCATCAAATACGAGCGGTATTCCAATTCATTTGATGACGGAAGGCAGAAGTGAGGACTTTAAAAAATTCTTCTGCGGAACACACTTTTTCAACCCGCCACGTTATCTGGAACTTTTAGAAATAATTCCTACCAAGCACACCGATCCTCAAGTGATTGATTTCTTGATGAAATATAGTGATGTGAATCTTGGGAAGACCACAGTTTTGGCAAAAGATACCCCTGCGTTTATTGCAAACCGAGTGGGTATTTTTGGAATTATGGACCTTTTTAATAGCGTTCAGGAATTAGGACTGAGCGTGGAAGATGTGGATAAATTGACGGGTCCGGTTATCGGCCGTCCAAAGTCGGCAACCTTCCGTACTGCGGATGTTGTGGGGCTTGATACACTTATCCATGTGGCCAATGGTCTTTATGAAAATGTAAAGCAAGACGAACGAAATACTACGTTTAAGCTCCCTGAGTTTTTAAATAAAATGCAGGAAAACAATTGGCTGGGTTCTAAGTCTGGTCAAGGGTTTTATAAAAAAGTAAAAGACAAGGATGGCAAATCTGAAATCTTGTCTTTGGATCTTGACACATTAGAATATACGTCTCAAAGCAAAACTAAATTTCCAGTTTTAGATCAAACTAAAGGAATTGACAAAGTGGTCGATCGCTTTAAGGTTTTAGCTGGAGCTAAAGACAAAGCCGGAGAGTTTTACCGTAAATCTTTCGCAGGGCTTTTTGCTTATGTGTCCAATCGTATTCCTGAAATTTCAGATGAACTTTTTAGAATAGATGAAGCCATGCGTGCCGGTTTTGGTTGGCAGCACGGGCCATTTGAAATTTGGGATGCAATAGGTGTTGAAAAAGGTTTGCAGTTTGCCAAAGATGAAGGTCATGAAGTAGCAGGCTGGGTTCGGGAAATGCTTGATGCTGGTTTCAAATCCTTCTATGAAGTGAAAGATGGCATTCAGCATTATTACTCCATCCCTGATAAAAAGATGGTAGAAGTTCCCGGAGTACGTGAACTCATCATTCTCGACCATATTCGTGAAAGCAAAACCGTTTGGAAAAACGAAGACTGCTCGGTAATTGATTTGGGTGATGGAATCCTTAATGTAGAATTCCATTCTAAAATGAACTCTCTAGGGGGAGGTGTTTTAGCAGGAATCAACAAAGGAATTGAGCTGGCCGAAAAAGAATATCGCGGAGTGGTGATTGCCAATCAAGGGCAAAACTTTACTGTAGGTGCCAATCTTGGGATGATCTTTATGATGGCCGTAGAGCAGGAATATGACGAGTTGAATTTTGCTGTAAAGCACTTTCAGGATACTATGATGCGTATTCGCTATTCATCAGTACCCGTGGTGGTAGCACCTCATAATATGACCCTTGGAGGTGGCTGCGAAGCCACACTTCATGCGGATGCTGTTCAGGCTTCAGCCGAAAGTTACATTGGACTTGTAGAGTTTGGTGTAGGTGTGATTCCTGGTGGAGGTGGTTCTAAAGAGCTTACCAAACGTGCTGGAGATCGCTATGTAAAAGATGATATAGAGCTAAACGCTTATCGCGAAAATCTGATCAAAATAGCTCAGGCTAAAGTTTCCACTTCTGCTGTTGAAGCTTTCAATCTTGGCTATTTGGTAGAAGGCCGTGATGGCATTACCATGAATAAGCGCAGGCTGATTGCTGACGCAAAGGAGAAATGTATTGCTTTAGCAGAAACAGGGTATTCCAAGCCTATCAAAGAAAAGAATGTAAAAGTTCTTGGAAAGCAGGCTTTGGGAGCCTTTATAGTTGGAGCTCACCAAATGATGGAAGGTGGATACGCTTCAGAATATGAAAAGAAAATGGTGGAATCTCTTGGAAATGTAATGTCGGGAGGGCCGCTTAGTGAAGCTACTGAAGTTTCTGAACAATACCTTTTGGATTTGGAGCGTGAAGCTTTTGTGAAACTTTGTGCAAACAAGAAAACCATGGAGCGCATACAGCACATGTTGCAAACGGGAAAACCACTTAGAAACTAG
- a CDS encoding MarR family winged helix-turn-helix transcriptional regulator, which produces MKQEDTIDFHIKRTWQSIAKMYNEEASKYDATMATGYVLLNIDKEEGTPSTSLGPKMGMEATSLSRILKNMEERGLIERRKNPIDGRSVLVHLTDLGLEKRADAKQAVVRFNEAIFSAVPEQKLEIFFEVISKVNELITNRKIYLKEV; this is translated from the coding sequence TTGAAACAAGAAGATACCATAGATTTTCATATTAAGAGAACCTGGCAAAGCATCGCGAAGATGTATAATGAGGAGGCCTCTAAATATGATGCTACCATGGCTACAGGATATGTTCTTCTTAATATTGATAAAGAAGAAGGTACACCCTCAACTTCTCTTGGCCCAAAGATGGGAATGGAAGCCACTAGTCTTTCGCGTATTCTAAAGAATATGGAAGAGCGCGGGCTAATAGAGAGAAGGAAAAATCCGATTGATGGACGTAGTGTTTTAGTCCACCTCACAGACTTGGGACTGGAAAAGCGGGCGGATGCCAAGCAGGCAGTCGTTAGGTTTAACGAGGCTATTTTTTCAGCTGTCCCCGAACAAAAGCTCGAAATCTTTTTTGAAGTAATTAGTAAAGTCAACGAGCTTATTACAAACCGAAAAATTTATTTAAAAGAAGTATGA
- a CDS encoding amidohydrolase produces the protein MLRHIFKLLFVLTIFGSCDDHPQVDLIIYNGKIYTVDSGFTVVNAMAVKDGKVFETGTLDHIRRTYRALKNIDLEGKAVYPGFNDAHSHFMGYANTLRWVNLVGAKSYDEAIKRCKDFQKKHGLTFVIGRGWDQNDWGMEGFPDKAKLDKMFPFLPVYLYRIDGHAALVNQATLNFAGIDTSTIINGGIIEKDTDGRLTGILVDNAMGLVDLPSLPNEDMLEALKEAEKNIFKAGLTTVTDAGLERSQIELIDSLQQAGKMKLRVYAMVSDKPYLQEYYLNHGPIKTDHLNVSSFKFYLDGALGSRGALMLKPYSDDSSKVGLQLSPYSHYVESAKKLKENGWQMCVHAIGDSANRLVLNVYEEVLEGKKDHRWRIEHAQIVAPEDVTRFGELGAIPSVQPTHATSDMYWAEDRLGWERMMEAYPYQSLLNSAGILPLGTDFPVEDIDPLRTFYSSVFRQDTAGFPQGGFTPKEVLSREDALRGMTIWPAYAAFEENEKGSLEVGKWADFVILDQDILTAPKPKIPDTKVLMTFVGGEKVFEVKKPSHN, from the coding sequence ATGCTAAGACATATATTCAAGCTCCTTTTTGTTTTAACCATCTTTGGGTCCTGTGATGATCACCCTCAGGTAGACCTTATTATTTACAATGGAAAAATCTACACGGTAGATTCTGGTTTTACTGTAGTTAATGCCATGGCAGTAAAAGATGGGAAAGTCTTTGAAACAGGAACTCTAGATCATATTCGTAGAACGTACAGAGCACTAAAAAATATTGACCTTGAAGGAAAAGCAGTGTACCCGGGTTTTAATGATGCACATTCGCATTTTATGGGTTATGCAAATACGCTTCGCTGGGTAAATCTTGTTGGTGCAAAATCATACGATGAAGCCATAAAGCGATGCAAAGATTTTCAAAAGAAACATGGACTCACCTTTGTCATTGGTCGTGGCTGGGATCAAAATGATTGGGGAATGGAAGGTTTTCCAGATAAAGCCAAACTGGATAAAATGTTTCCATTTCTACCTGTCTATTTATATAGAATTGACGGCCATGCCGCTTTGGTAAATCAAGCCACACTCAATTTTGCAGGGATTGATACTTCAACCATTATCAATGGTGGAATTATTGAAAAAGATACTGATGGTCGGCTTACGGGAATATTGGTAGATAATGCCATGGGATTGGTAGATCTGCCAAGTTTGCCAAATGAGGATATGTTGGAAGCTTTGAAAGAGGCGGAGAAAAATATTTTTAAGGCGGGCCTTACCACAGTAACAGATGCTGGGCTTGAGCGTAGCCAAATTGAACTTATTGATAGCTTGCAACAAGCAGGGAAAATGAAACTTCGCGTTTACGCTATGGTTTCTGATAAGCCCTATTTGCAAGAGTATTATCTAAATCATGGACCTATTAAAACGGATCATCTCAACGTAAGTAGTTTCAAGTTTTATTTGGATGGAGCTTTGGGTTCACGTGGTGCACTTATGCTGAAACCGTATAGCGATGATTCTTCAAAGGTGGGATTGCAGTTAAGTCCTTATAGTCATTATGTAGAGTCTGCCAAAAAGCTGAAAGAAAACGGCTGGCAAATGTGTGTGCATGCCATTGGCGATTCGGCCAATAGGCTTGTGCTTAATGTGTATGAAGAAGTGCTTGAAGGCAAAAAAGATCACCGCTGGAGGATTGAACATGCTCAGATTGTGGCACCGGAAGATGTGACGCGGTTTGGTGAGCTTGGCGCAATTCCATCTGTGCAGCCTACCCATGCAACTTCTGACATGTATTGGGCCGAAGATCGATTGGGTTGGGAAAGAATGATGGAAGCATATCCTTATCAAAGTCTTTTAAATTCGGCAGGGATTTTGCCTCTTGGAACTGATTTTCCGGTGGAAGATATTGACCCACTTCGCACATTTTACTCTTCGGTTTTTAGGCAAGACACGGCTGGTTTCCCACAAGGTGGTTTTACCCCAAAGGAAGTGCTTTCGCGCGAGGATGCCCTGCGTGGAATGACCATTTGGCCTGCTTATGCAGCTTTTGAAGAAAATGAAAAAGGCTCTTTGGAAGTAGGGAAGTGGGCAGATTTTGTAATTTTAGATCAGGATATACTTACAGCGCCAAAACCTAAGATTCCTGATACTAAGGTGCTAATGACTTTTGTGGGTGGAGAAAAGGTTTTCGAAGTAAAGAAACCATCCCACAATTAG